A genomic segment from Camarhynchus parvulus chromosome 7, STF_HiC, whole genome shotgun sequence encodes:
- the LOC115905813 gene encoding basic helix-loop-helix transcription factor scleraxis-like yields GGGRRAAANARERDRTHSVNTAFGALRRLIPTRPADRRLSKVETLRLAASYISHLANVLLLQQRRQDEAGDAEQPCPQPCPQPCPQPCPQPCPQPAQPPQPCSPPGASAPRSICTFCLSDQRQRHREREKPSPAPAVTGL; encoded by the exons ggcggcgggcggcgggcggcggccaACGCGCGGGAGCGGGACCGCACGCACAGCGTCAACACGGCCTTCGGCGCCCTCCGCCGGCTCATCCCCACCCGCCCGGCCGACCGCCGCCTCTCCAAGGTGGAGACGCTGCGCCTGGCGGCCAGCTACATCTCGCACCTGGCCaacgtgctgctgctgcagcagcgcCGGCAGGACGAGGCGGGGGATGCCGAGCAGCCCTGCCCGCAGCCCTGCCCGCAGCCTTGTCCACAGCCATGCCCGCAGCCCTGCCCGCAGCCCGCTCAGCCCCCGCAGCCCTGCTCGCCGCCAGGTGCCTCCGCGCCTCGCTCCATCTGCACCTTCTGCCTCAGCGACCAGCGGCAGCGG CACCGGGAAAGAGAGAAACCATCACCTGCTCCAGCCGTAACCGGACTCTGA